DNA from Sorangium aterium:
GCGGGACCATCTATTGCGACTGGGACGGCTCCTTCCGCACGGCCTACAAGCTCCGCCGCGGCGTCAGCAACGTCGTCGTGGTCGGCAAGAACGGCCACGTGCTCTTCGCGGCCGAAGGGGCCCTCAAGCCGGAGTCGCAGAGCAAGGTCCTCGACCTGCTCCGCAAGGAAGTCGAGGGCTGACCGCGACGGACGCCCCGGCCGGCGGGGCGGCTGCGCTCAGCTCCCGTCCTTGCGGCGCCGCCGCGCGTGCAGCGCGGACTCGACCTGCGCGCGGATCTCCGCCGCCTCCGCGGCCGCCACGAGGCCGCCGCGCGCCTCGATGAAGGTCCGGAGCGGCCCGGCGCCCCTGCCGCCCACGATCCACGGCACGCCCCGGCACGCGTCCGCGTAGGCGTCGATGAGCTCGCGCGCCGCCGGCGGGAGCGGCGGGATCGCGACCGTCAGCGCGACGAGATCCGGCGCGATCGCCTCGACCGCCCGCGCGATCGCGGCGGGCGGCGTCCTCGCGCCGAGCACGACGGAGCGGAAGCCCCACGAGCAGAAGCGCAGGCCGATGCCGAACAGCCCGAGCACGTGATCCTCGTCGGCGAAGGCCGCGAGCAGGACGCGCCGCCCGCCCTCGCCAGGCTGCGCGAGCCGCAAGAGGTGCTGCAGCGTCGCGCCGATCACCTGCGAGGCGAGGTGCTCCTGCGCGACCGTGATCGTCCCCGCGTGCCAGAGATCGCCGATGCGCTCGAGCGCCGGGATGAGCGCGCGCTCGGCGATCATCACCGCAGGGCCGAGCGAGAGGGCCCGGTTTACCTCGGCCTCGATTCCGTCCAGATCGAACCGAACCGTGGCGTCGATGATGCGCTCGCTCGCCCCGGCGAACGCGTCGCCCCCGGTCGTGCCCACCGGCGCGCGCGGCCTCGCCGTCTCGAGCACCATGCGCGCCGCCTCGGCCGCGGCGATCCCGCCGTTCACGTGGTCGCGCATCTTCTTGATCACCGCCACATCGTCGTCGCTGTACAGGCGGTAGGCCGACGCCGTGCGCGCGGGCGACGGCACGCCATAACGGCGCTCCCACGCGCGCAGCGTCGCCGAGGACACGCCACACATCTCCGAGACGACATGGATTCTGTAGCGGCTCAACTGGATAAACCTTGCTAGGACCCGCCGAGCCACGGCCGTCCACGCCGGCCCGGCGCACCGGGGTGCATCGGAACGGCGGGCAGCGAGGCCCAGAAAGACCCCTCCCGCCGGCGTTTTTCGCCTTTGTCAAAGGCTAGGACAAACATTATATTGCGCGTCATGCAAAACACCAGCGCTTCTTCGGCGCAGGATCCGGCGCATCCGGCGGGGCCTGACGGCTCGCCGGGCGACGAGACGGCCGCTTCCCCGCGAGCGGCACGAGCACGCGGCGTCCTCCGTGGAGCGCGCGCGCCGCGCGCCGTCGTCATCGGCAGCGGGTTCGGGGGCCTCGCGGCGGCCGTCCGGCTGGGGGTGCGGGGCTACGACGTCACGGTCGTCGAGAAGCTCGACGCGCCGGGCGGGCGCGCGTACGTCCACCGCCAGGACGGGTTCACCTTCGACGCGGGGCCGACCGTCATCACGGCGCCGTTCCTCCTGGAAGAGCTCTGGCAGCTCTGCGGCCGGAAGATGGCCGACGACATCGAGTTGCGGCCCGTGACGCCGTTCTACCGGATCCGGTTCCACGACGGCGCGACGTTCGACTACACGGGCGACGCCGCCGCGATGCGCGCCGAGGTCGCGCGCCTGTCACCCGGGGACGTCGAGGGGTACGAGCGCTTCGTCCGGCGGAGCGAGGCGATCTTCCGGGTCGGGTTCGAGGAGCTCGCGCACGTGCCGTTCGGGTCGTGGGCGGACATGGCGCGCATCGTGCCGGACATGGTGCGGCTCGAGAGCTACCGCACGGTGTACGGCCTCGTCGCGAAGCACGTGAAGGACGACCGCCTGCGCCAGGTGCTGAGCTTCCACCCGCTGCTCGTGGGCGGGAACCCGTTCTCTACGACGTCGATCTACAGCCTGATCGCGTTCCTCGAGCGCAACTGGGGCGTCCACTTCCCGATCGGCGGCACGGGCGCCCTGGTGAAAGGGCTCGTGTCGCTCATCGAGGGCCTGGGCGGCACGGTGCGGTGCGGCGCCGAGGTGCGGCGCATCTCCGTGGAGGGCGGCCGCGCCCGGGGCGTGGAGCTCGCGTCGGGCGAGCGGCTCGCCGCCGACGTCGTGGTCTCGAACGCGGACTCGGCGTGGACCTACCGGCACCTCGTGCCCCCCGAGGCGCGGAAGCGCTGGACCGACCGGCGCATCGAGCGGCAGCGCTACTCGATGAGCCTCTTCGTGTGGTACTTCGGCACGCGCCGGCAGTACCCGGACGTCGCTCACCACACGATCCTCCTCGGCCCGCGGTACAGGCCGCTGCTCGAGGACATCTTCGAGAAGCACGTGCTCGCCGACGACTTCAGCCTGTACCTGCACCGCCCGACCGCGACCGACCCGGCGCTCGCCCCGCCCGGCTGCGACGCGTTTTACGTGCTGTCCCCGGTGCCGAACCTGCTCAGCGGCACCCACTGGCCAACGGCCCAGGAGCGGTACCGGCGCTCCATCTCGGCGCTGCTCGAGGCGACGGTCCTGCCGGGGCTCGAGGGCGCGCTCGCGAGCTCGCGGCTCCTCACGCCGCAGGACTTCCAGGACCGGCTGCTGTCGTTCCGGGGCGCGGCGTTCGGGCCGGAGCCGGTGCTCACGCAGAGCGCCTTCTTCCGGCCCCACAACGCGAGCGAGGACGTCGAGCGCCTCTACCTCGTCGGGGCAGGGACGCACCCGGGCGCCGGTCTGCCCGGGGTGCTCTCGTCGGCCCGCGTGCTGGATCGGGTGGTCCCGGATGCATCGAAGCTCGCCTGAGGCGTCGGCGGCGGACTTCGCCGCGTGCAGGGACCTCCTGCGCAAGGGGTCGAAGAGCTTCGCCGCGGCGGCGCTTTTGCTGCCCGCGCGGGTGAGGGAGCCGGCGGCGGCCTTCTACGCGTTCTGCAGGGTCGCCGACGACGCGGTCGACGAGCTGGGGGAGCACGCGCCGCCGTCCGCGGCCGCGGCCGCTGTCGCGACGCTGCGGGAGCGGCTCGCGCGCGCCGCGGCGGGCAGGCCGGACGACAGCCCGGTCGATCGCGCGCTCGCCCACGTCATGGCGGAGCACGGACTGCCGCGCGCGTTCATCGAGGCGCTGCTCGAGGGGTTCGCGTGGGACGCGGAGGGGCGCCGCTACGAGACGCTCTCGGACCTGAACGCCTACGCGGCGCGCGTCGCGGGCACCGTCGGCGCGACGATGTCGACGCTCATGGGGGCGCGGGGGCCCGACGCGCTCGCGCGGGCGTGCGACCTGGGCGTCGCCATGCAGCTCACGAACATCGCGCGCGACGTCGGTGAGGACGCGCGGCGCGGGCGGATCTACCTGCCGCTCGCCTGGATGCGAGAGGCCGGGATCGCGCCGGACGGGTGGCTCGCGCGGCCGGTGTTCGACGAGCGGCTGGGGCGGCTCGTGGCGCGGCTGCTCGCCGAGGCGGAGGCGCTGTACCTCCGCGCGGGCGCCGGCATCCCGATGCTGCCGCGCGACTGCCGGCCCGCGATCCAGGCGGCGCGGCTCATCTACGCCGACATCGGGCGGGTCATCGCGCGCCGCGGCTTCGACTCGGTGTCGACGCGCGCCGTGGTGTCACCAGGCCGCAAGGCCTGGCTCGTGCTGCGGGCGCTGCTCCGCGGGTCCGTCGCGCCCGCGGAGGCCCGCGAGTACGGCGCGGCGCCGCCGCTCGACGAGGTCCGCTTCCTCCTGGAGGCGGCGCGATGAGCGGCGGCGCGATGAGCGGCGGCGCGACGCGGGCTCTGGAGGCCGTGGGATGAGCGCCGGCGGCGTGCCGGGCTCAGCCGCGCGGGAGATCGACGCGGCGCGGGGGCGCGTGCGCGAGGCGGGCGGCGAGGCGCTGCTTGCGCGCCTCGAGCACCTCGACGCGGCGCGGGCCGCCCCGGCGCCTCGGCCGGGACCCTCGCTGCGGCCGCCGGATCGGGGCGCGACCGCCGATTACGATGTGGTCGTCGCGGGCGGCGGGCTGTCGCTCCTGCTCGCGCCGCTGCTCGCGTCGGCCGGGCTGCGCGTCGCGGTGCTCGACCGGGCGCGGATCGGCGCCGC
Protein-coding regions in this window:
- a CDS encoding MerR family transcriptional regulator, which gives rise to MSRYRIHVVSEMCGVSSATLRAWERRYGVPSPARTASAYRLYSDDDVAVIKKMRDHVNGGIAAAEAARMVLETARPRAPVGTTGGDAFAGASERIIDATVRFDLDGIEAEVNRALSLGPAVMIAERALIPALERIGDLWHAGTITVAQEHLASQVIGATLQHLLRLAQPGEGGRRVLLAAFADEDHVLGLFGIGLRFCSWGFRSVVLGARTPPAAIARAVEAIAPDLVALTVAIPPLPPAARELIDAYADACRGVPWIVGGRGAGPLRTFIEARGGLVAAAEAAEIRAQVESALHARRRRKDGS
- a CDS encoding phytoene desaturase, which codes for MQNTSASSAQDPAHPAGPDGSPGDETAASPRAARARGVLRGARAPRAVVIGSGFGGLAAAVRLGVRGYDVTVVEKLDAPGGRAYVHRQDGFTFDAGPTVITAPFLLEELWQLCGRKMADDIELRPVTPFYRIRFHDGATFDYTGDAAAMRAEVARLSPGDVEGYERFVRRSEAIFRVGFEELAHVPFGSWADMARIVPDMVRLESYRTVYGLVAKHVKDDRLRQVLSFHPLLVGGNPFSTTSIYSLIAFLERNWGVHFPIGGTGALVKGLVSLIEGLGGTVRCGAEVRRISVEGGRARGVELASGERLAADVVVSNADSAWTYRHLVPPEARKRWTDRRIERQRYSMSLFVWYFGTRRQYPDVAHHTILLGPRYRPLLEDIFEKHVLADDFSLYLHRPTATDPALAPPGCDAFYVLSPVPNLLSGTHWPTAQERYRRSISALLEATVLPGLEGALASSRLLTPQDFQDRLLSFRGAAFGPEPVLTQSAFFRPHNASEDVERLYLVGAGTHPGAGLPGVLSSARVLDRVVPDASKLA
- a CDS encoding phytoene/squalene synthase family protein translates to MHRSSPEASAADFAACRDLLRKGSKSFAAAALLLPARVREPAAAFYAFCRVADDAVDELGEHAPPSAAAAAVATLRERLARAAAGRPDDSPVDRALAHVMAEHGLPRAFIEALLEGFAWDAEGRRYETLSDLNAYAARVAGTVGATMSTLMGARGPDALARACDLGVAMQLTNIARDVGEDARRGRIYLPLAWMREAGIAPDGWLARPVFDERLGRLVARLLAEAEALYLRAGAGIPMLPRDCRPAIQAARLIYADIGRVIARRGFDSVSTRAVVSPGRKAWLVLRALLRGSVAPAEAREYGAAPPLDEVRFLLEAAR